From the genome of Desulfatiglans sp.:
GATACCAACACCCTTTTTCAATTTAAAATAGGTGGCTGTATTCAGATTATTCCAACTCCTTAATATGGGCGGCAGACTGGTATCTGTAAAGAGTGTTAACATCGGGACATCAAGAATGGAGTTACCCTTGATATCATATACTGCTGTAACCCTGTAATCAATTTTAGACCCAAAATAGATCATGGTTATTATTTTACCAAGAGGATTACTCTCCCCAAAATATCTTGATGCGACTCCGGTGCTCAGCGCAATATTTGACGGGTTATCGAGTGTATTCTCAAGGTTTCCGGAAAGAGTCTCGAACTGGAAAATATCCAAAAATTCCGGGTCAATCCGGACCAGTTTTTCATTATATTTTGCAGTTCCGGTATCAACTACCATACTGCTTGTAAATGCCCTTGATCCATTCTCTATCTTGCCATTATAGTATTGTTTCAAAGCGGGTATGGCCGGTACCGGGGCAGCGGGCATCGTCACAGGCTCCATTCCAGGTAAACCTCCGGTAAAGTTTATCCTGTAAATCCTGTCGGAATTTTTCCATTGTTTGTCATAGGAATACTGATCTCTCACATAGAGAGTAATTACTATACAGACAGCAAGGCCTAAGGCCAGACCGATTATATTGATTGCGCTGTAAAGTTTGTTTTTTACTAAGTTGTTTATTGTTGTTATCAAATAATTTTCAAACATGTTAGTTATCCTTTATCGAATAATGAAATCTGGATTCCCCGGTCAAGCCGGGAATGACGGTGCGTTAGTCTTTCACTTGTCGAAGATCCCGAGCAGTTTTCGGGGAACCCTTGACCCCTTGAATCCTTGAACCCTGACCCTGCACCCTGCGCCCTGTGCTTTTCTTTTACTCATACCGCAATGAATGTATCGGGTTTTTCCTTGCTGCACGGGTTGTATTGCCTGCAACAGTTGACCAGGCTATAACAAGTGCAATCAACCCTGATACTATACAAATGGGGATCACCAACAACAGGTTAATCCTGTATGGAAACCTCTCAAGCCAGTTTTGCATCAACATTATGGCTACCGGCCAGGCGATAATATTTGCAATCAGCACAGGTTTTGAAAACTGCCATAAGAGCAGGTTTACTATATTTTTCACCTTTGCCCCCATTATCTTCCTGAGGCCAATCTCCTTTGTACGTCGCTCTACAGTAAAAGAAGCTGAGCCAAACAGCCCCATGCAGGCAATAAGAATCGCCAGTATGGAAAAACTGATCAAAATTTTCTGTTCTGTTTTCTCCTGTTGGAATTCCTTTGCGATGAGCTGATCAACAAAAACAGTTGAAATCTCCTCGTCACCCATCACTTTTTCCCAGACTGCATTAATCTCTTTTAGTATCTTTTGTGGCGCACCCTTAAAACGAACAGTCATAACATTTGCCCCTTCCGGTTGAAGCAAATATACCTCTGCCCTTGGCATGGCTTTTATACTGAATATATGATTATCAGCCACAACACCTATAATATTGTAACTGATGTTGTTTAAGGTGGTTGAATTAAGGATTTTTCCCACAGCCTCTTCCGGCCCGGTAAAACCGAATTCCCTGACCGCACTCTCATTAATGACTACACTTCTTTCGATCAGCCTCTTTGTTTCATTATCTCCAATGGTTGTTGTTACCATATCAAGCTTCGGGTCTGGTATGTCACGTTCAATAGAATAATCCCGGCCTGCGATAATAGGTATCTGATAGGTTTTGAAATAGTCATAACCAACACTTGTAGTGTCTTTAAGATATGTAGTTTCAGGATACGCGGGTCGCGTAAAAGCAAGACTACTACGACTTTGCTGGCTGGGGCGTACATTTGACAGCCCAGCATCTGAAATATCAGGGAGGTTTAATAATTCCTGTCTGAGAACTTCTGTTTTGCTTATAATTTTCTCATCCGAACCAAGCCGGTTAATGACCAGTAAGTTTTCTTTTTTATAACCCGCATCACGATTCATGCTGTATTGCATCTGTGTGTATATCACACCAGTGGAGATAATTAACATTATAGAGATACAAAACTGGAATATTACCAGTACATTTCGTAGAGACATAGAGCCTTTTGTCTCCTTTGACTGATTAGCCTTAAGGGTATCTCCAGGTTTGAAACCGGAAAGGATAAATGCCGGATACAGGCCGCCGCTTATGCCTACAATGATGAGCAGGGC
Proteins encoded in this window:
- a CDS encoding ABC transporter permease codes for the protein MFENYLITTINNLVKNKLYSAINIIGLALGLAVCIVITLYVRDQYSYDKQWKNSDRIYRINFTGGLPGMEPVTMPAAPVPAIPALKQYYNGKIENGSRAFTSSMVVDTGTAKYNEKLVRIDPEFLDIFQFETLSGNLENTLDNPSNIALSTGVASRYFGESNPLGKIITMIYFGSKIDYRVTAVYDIKGNSILDVPMLTLFTDTSLPPILRSWNNLNTATYFKLKKGVGI
- a CDS encoding FtsX-like permease family protein, with translation MLKNYFVTAINNLIKNKLYSAINIVGLAIGLSACIVIALYVKDQFSYDRQWTNSDSIYRVNFIAKLPGEEPATNSSSPLPAMPLLKEYFKDKIEQSARVFAGELTIDIGTDKFKCRVADIDRAFIDMFQLEVIAGSLKDTLTTIRNVALSEEIAIRHFGKVSPIGKVITMSMENIKNDYKVTAVYRVPGNTVLDIPVLALLDDTLLPPIIKNWYNFNCSTYVKLKEGVDVETIKPLLPALIDRNIDFSKVISDPGLKASDIISMDFQKLKDAHLGSPWDVFRAGGNKTVVIAFAGISLLVLLIGSINFTILTTAKATQRAREVAMRKVVGAKRKQLIVQFLGESTFIVLLSMILSMGVVEIMLPIFESIVGKSFSLYYTSPSTFLPLLALLIIVGISGGLYPAFILSGFKPGDTLKANQSKETKGSMSLRNVLVIFQFCISIMLIISTGVIYTQMQYSMNRDAGYKKENLLVINRLGSDEKIISKTEVLRQELLNLPDISDAGLSNVRPSQQSRSSLAFTRPAYPETTYLKDTTSVGYDYFKTYQIPIIAGRDYSIERDIPDPKLDMVTTTIGDNETKRLIERSVVINESAVREFGFTGPEEAVGKILNSTTLNNISYNIIGVVADNHIFSIKAMPRAEVYLLQPEGANVMTVRFKGAPQKILKEINAVWEKVMGDEEISTVFVDQLIAKEFQQEKTEQKILISFSILAILIACMGLFGSASFTVERRTKEIGLRKIMGAKVKNIVNLLLWQFSKPVLIANIIAWPVAIMLMQNWLERFPYRINLLLVIPICIVSGLIALVIAWSTVAGNTTRAARKNPIHSLRYE